A window of Carassius auratus strain Wakin unplaced genomic scaffold, ASM336829v1 scaf_tig00015785, whole genome shotgun sequence genomic DNA:
GCGTGAGGGTTGACTTTCTTTTGTTACAGACAGACAAAAGTCACATGTTAGTCGGTTTCGAAAGGCATTCATGAACATGAACTTTACAATTTCCTTAACTTTCAGCAAAAAAAGACAGGAAAATgaggggaatgtgtgtgtgtgtgtgcagagtggGGGGAGGAGGAAGGAGAAGGAGTTTGAGGCAAGCAATTAGTCTTTCAGTTGGTGTGATGGGAAGAATTGATCCATGCTGCATGTTGGGGAAGATAAGGAGTACCCTCCCTCAGGATGCCCCCTGGCCTGCAGCGCAGCAGGAGATGAGAGCCAAGGCTCGTGCTAGGTGCCTCAGCTCGCTCCCACTGGAGTTTTCCTCTGCATTACACCTCCAGAATGTCAATTCTTCCCACTAACACAACCAGAAACTTCTGACAATCAACTGAGCTTTTATATCATATACCACCGCTGAATGTTGATTTGAGGCTGAGCATTGGTTGTTGAGTTTAATAGAGCTCTTTCTCTGACTCTTTCTCAGGGTTTTCCACACTCTCGCTGGCGGACCAGATGAGTCTTCTGCAGAGCGCGTGGATGGAGATCCTGATCCTGCGTGTAGTCTACCGCTCGCTGTCTTTTGAGGACAAGTTGGTCTACGCTGAAGACTACATCATGGATGAGGACCAATCCAAGCTGGCTGGCCTGCTAGACCTGAATAATGCTATTCTTCAGCTGGTGAAGAAGTACAAGAGCATGAAGCTGGAGAAGGAGGAGTTCGTCACTCTGAAAGCTATAGCCCTGGCTAACTCAGGTAAAATGAACAGACGCTATAGATTCCAGTCAGAACAGACGTCACATTTGATTTGATGTATTCAAATTATGAAACTTATGGGTTGTTAAggcaacaaaacattaaaaaacacatttttaacaaatttacaatgaaaaaaaaaaaatcacaaatcaggggcaaatcacaaacaaatattttttttataatccagaTTAAATAATGTCttcaagaataaattataaatagaatttataaacattatgattTTCTATGATGAGCGtgcttttaatttgtaaattaaaaatatttttgtcatttttggggtGGATTATGAAATCTAAATTTATCAGGAGTACTGAtatcaaaatgaagaaaaacaaccTTATGGATTTcctaaatactttattttagacTTTATTGTCCCTTTAGGGAAATGCTTCTTCAAAGCAAGTGCACTTGAAGCCTCTTGAATTGCCTGTCATCAGCTaaattaaagcagtgtttgtttattcatcaccCCTCCTAATATAATGGGCTGTTGATAATGTATGAGCATGGAAAGAGTTAAACTCCTGCTTTTGATGTCATCTCCTCCTATGGGAATCTTAACAACAGATGTAATGGTAGAGTTATTCAGTTACAGTTGGAGTGATATCTCAATATCACGCATGTTTTATCTTCCTCTATTCACGcgcacacacaacaaaacactaAACAATGTTCCCACCCCTCCCCACCCCTTTTGAAATCCTTCAAAAGCACGCCTGCGGCCCCTGTCCGAATTAGCATAAGTCTCTGCTCAGATGCCTCTTAAGTAAGGAGCCCATCACTATGCACCTGCATGTCAATAACAGGCTCTGATGTTGTCCGCCATCGACAGTCGCACCATGGCCCTCTGGCTCCCTTTGTGTtgaccccatctttgaactttatCTTGGTTGCTGGCCAGTAGTTTTCCTTTTAATTACAAGAAGGAAACTGTcaataaaatctgttaaatggGACGCAATGAGCAGCTTGAATGGGAGGGCGGCTATTTGTTCAAATTCTCCAGCGCTCAAGGTATTGACAGTTTGTTTTCTGGGGCCATATGTGACGATCAATCTCCGGCTGGGCCTGGCcatgctgaaaaatgaaaaagcagATTGCTCTTGCTCGCTTGCGGATGACGGCTCGCTAGTTTGGCCCCGGCCTGCAGCCACCGGGGGCCGTTCTGCCCAAAGTGCACCCCTGAGAGAGCGAATGAGTGCGTGACTCTTTTGAGAAATTCTTTTTTAATTGATTCGACGATTAGTGGTTCATCTCGGTTTGTTGACATCCACGTCAGCATGCCAAAAGTAGGTAAAAGTGATCAATGAGTGGTGGATTTGTTCATACCCATGTTGTTTTCGGTTGACATTTATGCCATTTTTACTGAAGTATATGCAATGAGACTTCCTGTACTCTGATCGATGAGAAACACACTGACTTACATGTGAATTTTTGAAGTAGGCATTTTCTTGTCaaacatatttcaataaaaaaataaaaataaaaataaaattacagtgtAGCCTGATGTATAAGCTTATCTTTAGTCCTGGCTTTTTCTCACCTTCTCGGGTGTCATTCTCCGTATTTATCAAGACTTTGGCTTCTCTCCGCACTCTTCTCTCAGGAGAGACATGCATCATGTCCGATTTCAAAGGTGAGCCATTTTGTCACTTCTTTTTTTGGAGGAGAGCAGAGTGTTTCAGACAGCTGGTGAAAAAATGATACACTCCACCATTTTCTAAAGCCCCGAGCTGCTGGGTATTTCTGCTCAGAGCCCATATATTTCACAGTCCTTCTATAGACACAGTATTGCTTAAGCAATCGTTGTCAGAGTGACATTTTTATCCTATTTATTTGAAAGCTGTACTTTGCAGTTGACCTCATCATGGTGCGCGTTTCTTTTTAAAGGACATAAAAACGAAAGAGAAAAGTCAGTCAAGTGACCTCTCGTATCCTCTCCACAGTTTGAATCCAGCCATTTACTGACACAATTCCAGGGTTGTTCTAGAAAATCATAACAGATTTAAGTCTAGCGAAGAGtctttttgattttaaatgttgcGACACACTTTTAAGCCACAAATAGCGCGCAAAAAGTGTGTGTTTTCCTGAACGACTCCAGCAGCGATGCTGAGATTGATAGAGCAGCTTGTGTGGAAAGGTGCATGTAAGCACTTTCCTGCCAGGGATTTCTGTCGGATCACAGGTCACTTTTCAGATGGGCAAAGCCCATGTGACTGATGGACGAGACCTCGCTGTCTGAATTCTAGATGGGCTCCAGACACCGAAGGGTTAGGCTATCGAAGCGTCGCCTAAAGCGGCCTGACGTTTGCCCCGCTGGCCAACCCAAAGGACAGACGGTGCTCTCTACTAATAGAGGAACCTCACAAGGACTTGCTTTTATCAATACTTGaccatacaattattatttaacgTGTATGTATCAATTGATTCGAGGCAATGCATTGATCGTGACATCTTTGCCAAAAGCTAGCGTGCATTTGGACATTTTATCCGGAGGGAGCGGGATCGGATTGACACGCCACAGTAGAAAACCGAGTCGATACTGTTGGTGGAGACAGTCTATAAAGAGCAAGTCAGACAAAGCACATTCTTTACCACTGTGATGTGATAAAACCATCAGAGCACTTGCAAGAGGCTTGGATTAGTTAGAAAAGTGCAACTATATTAGCCACTGGAGCAGTAAACAGCAAAGATAGTAGCTGCCTGAAACTAATTGCGCTCTCAGAGGCATGTCTGTCGCGGTGAACGGGCGTGAATGCTGTACTAACAAGCGCGAATGCAAATGCGGCCTGTTTGACATTTCTGGCAGACAATGCCAGTCAGGCTGAGGTATTGTTTCCTGACTCGAGCCTCTGTTTCTCTCGCTTAGACGAGTGCCATATCAGCTCTCCTCCAAACACTGTTTCTGTCGCCCGTGCCATTCATCAGTCCCATAGAGAGGCTTGTAAACACGTGGCGAGGACAGCCTCAGCGTTTAACACTCAAGTGTGCTTTTAATCACTGGAGAATGAGCTTAGGGCTGGCAAAAAAAGGATGAGTCACATTCTTTTAATCCCTTTCCTTTTGCCAGGGCTTCATCCTCAGGTTTCCGTCAGGCtcaaatggattaaaaaaaaaaagtcatgtacAAAACTAGCATCCGGGAGTGTCATGCCATTTTAAACTGAAGGGGGCTCCCtctgatttaaatgcaattttgtcTTGTTGCAGTCCTatactattttatttgtatattaaaaagcacatctgttttcagcattgacaataagaaatgtttcttgagcaccaaatcagccaattggaatgatttttgaaggattgtgtgacaccgaagactgtaataatgctgaaaatttcaaaaagtttactgtatttttgattaataaaatgcatcattgttctttcaaaaaaaatcgAATTTTACCACTAGAGTAACATGTCTTTTATCTTTATATATTGCCAACATTTTAGTAGTTGCAAAATGTCATGTCAATACGTATGTTGCATTGTACCGAATTTGTGTTTATTTCTTAAACCACTCATCGTTGTTCTGTACTTTTTTCCAGATTCCATGCATATAGAGGACGTGGAAGCCGTGCAGAAGCTCCAGGACGTGTTGCACGAGGCCCTGCAGGACTACGAGGCGGGTCAGCACGCGGAGGACCCGCGCCGGGCCGGCAAGCTGCTCATGACCCTACCGCTGCTCCGGCAAACGTCCACCAAGGCAGTGCAGCACTTCTACAGCATCAAACAGGACGGCAAAGTGCCCATGCACAAAACTGTTTCTGGAGCTGCTGGAGGCCAAGGTGTAACTCCATCCCCGGCCCCCCGTTATACCGACAGAGAGCTGGAGGGGGTACGTCAATGACTGCGCCCTCTTCACCGGGCAGACACTGACTAACTCTCTGCCGCTGTTTGTGAAACCTTTGTCAATAAACTTtaacaaataataactaaaacatAACCGTACTGGTACTTCTAATTACTGACAATGATACGtaaatataagaatgatttaaaatgtgattattgaGAAAAATACGACTGCTTTCATTATTCAGCAGTGGGACTTGAAACCAGCCGTCGACTTGTTCTTCTCGAAAATCTGATGCTGAGTTTTTTTGTGCTATTGAGACATTCGATTGATTTTCAAAAGAGAAATTCTGGAGCCGAAAAAGACCAGCCCTGCCAAAGGAAGGAGGTCCACCCGGTGGACACCAGCAAGCGAAACTTTCCCCGAACTGTCTCATGTCGCTGAAGGAATCTAGGGATCGACCCTCTTTACCATAAGAGCGTGACGTAGTGACTATGTGCAGTATTACATTAGAGGTCCTCGGAGCAGTTTTAACAACGCGATAGCCAAACGGAGATTTTCACATCTTTGAAGAAGCTGCTCCTCACCATTACGTAGCCATGCGGATTGATCATGCGTGTGTCACTCCCTTGTCATTTTCTTTCAAGTCTTCCAAACACGTTTAGCCTCTTTTACCGATTTCATTTCGATCTTTTCAGGGAATAGCCGAAGCTTTAGTCTCTCATTCAATACCGAACAAAGAGGGATCGCAGAAGTCAAGGAACagactcatttatttattgacttttatttgattatgttttattcgagtgtatttttactgtactgaaggatgtatatatatatatatatatgggatggtcatcaaacacgatgtttcttcatataatgttaataattgaACGTTATGTTTTTCTACCGTCCACCGTGTTGCGCAATGAAGACGAAAACCTGCTATCTTCTCTAAGCAATAGATGTTTAAAAAGTGGAGgtgtaaatgtatgcaaatttgtttttgtttttttcttagtgCCACACTTACTTGGGAAAATGAATTTCCAGAAGCTTTCGCTTTTCTGTCTGTGCTCGTCATAAGATAATAGATTACATACATGATATGGCCAGAAGGACCATAACCATTATCTCAAGCcaattatatatgcatatatatatattaacttcaGCCTCGAAATTCTATTGACATTCTTTCATACTAAAGCAGTATTTGAACTTTGTTAGGCAAAATAGCACTTAGGGAAGACGGAGAAGCATCGCAGGTTTAGTTTCACGACGGTCCTGATTTTTACGCGGAATAGCGGCAGAGATATCGTACACATGACGTCATTTTTAGCAGAGAGGCTCAAGTATCAAAGCAAGCGATCCACAGCCTTCATCAGAAATATGTCAGTATTAGTATGGGGTATTTTCTGAATATTCTTAAGCATTGTATATTGTAAATGAACAGATTATAAATCTAACCTAAGACATTTTATTGGAACagatcaaagaagaagaagaagaaaaaaagaaaaacgaacaaaaaaaatgtagttcAGCTTCTTGGTGTTTCATGTCTGCtgtgtttttttctgaaacatctctgttttttttccccctttcctcTGTTACACGCAAAAGATGTAGTGTACAACCCGTGGTGATCGCAGGTCTCGCTGTTTCTTCTGGTTTTTCTtctttagatttgttttatttttttttagagacGGCTAAAATTAGAGACAATACTGGATGTATGAATCCTCAGGAGCAAGATGATGGGTTCTCAAATAACCTTTTGAAAAAAGACTCTTCCTAGTTACCACTAGATCAGCCGATCAACGATCAATATAATCTATGCTGATATATAAGTGAATATTTAAAAGGAGGTGCATTATATGTACAAGAGACCATCTGTGTAACTCCTATCTTGTAGACTAACACTGTATATCATAGGTTACGATGACAAATGCTTTGAAAtagtactttttttctttctttcccctGTTTTTCTGATTTTCCTTCTCTTTTAACAAAATGCTGTACATAAGGCCTTCATGCTGAACTCCATTGGTATATATCTTGACTCTTTAAGGTTGCAAAGggaagaaacatttttgtttgttttggtgtaaGATCGGTTTTCAAACTATCACTTTGACTTTGTGTGCTTAATAAAAATGACGGAAAAAAGACGAAAGAACAGATCATTTTTTTAAGGCAAACTGGGAACGAGGGTTTTTAGTTGCTTTTTCTCAGCCTTGTTCTATAAATACACTGTATCTATCATTAGCTATTCAAAATCTTAATAGATTGTGCTTTGGAAAGGTTAGTGTAACGTGACTCTAGATCTTATCGCTCATGGCAACTCATCATATGGTAAAAACATGGgtttgggggagggggggggggtttgggggTCTTGCTGTAAGAAGATGTTGGCACTTTTCAATTTTCACGTGATGAACTCCTGGCAGAAGAGGTGCTGCTTTCTCTCTGtgcttttgtttccttttttgtgTTGTCTTTACTCTGAGGTGATCACGATGGAAACGAAGCGATATGAAACTAGACAAGCTTTCCAATTCTGTTCAGTTTTGTAAGATTTCACGAAAAAAACGAGAGCGAGTGGTTCCGATCTACACTCAGTCTTTcagatatgcattttatttaaaagttgcttttagtgcacaaaataaaaaagtaaaataataatgtaaaaaaattgtaatgtaaaaaaaatgtaaaaaaaattattataaaaaaaaaaaacttttttgacatGTACTGTGTAATTTTGGACAAAACGGTACAAAACGGTACCCAGATCTCTCGAACCATTTAAAGATAATTTTACTGTGTCTTTTAACACTCATCTATTCAGCATTGAAATCAAAGTGTATAATTTATCCGTACCcacaacagctttttttttttttttttgaaattttcttatttaaagcaaTATGACGGTACGACGTACAGTTGTTGTACAATGTGATTCGATTAGTGTTCAAATGCTGTATCTATTGGACTATTTTGCAAATTCTAGGATAATAGGATTAAGGATGATCAGATATACAAAACAActgctatttttaaatgtttaagagGTTCTAGGTGTTGgttgtatttattcatgcatcGATGCGTCTGCCAAACGCATCTAGGCTTCCTGGCAGTCTCGTGCAGAAACCGGTGTTGGGAAAAGGACGAGATCCAGAAGGAGGAAGGGGAAAGAATAAAAGAGCATTTGAGAAGCTTCTATGATCAGTATGATAATGATATATTTCAACCCAGGAGTTGCTGAAACAACCTGTAGTGAGAATCATGTCTGTAGTTTTTAGATGTGCCTCCACATCAGTAAAACTATTAACTGTATATTTTTTGTGATGTGCATCATTACAGTGTGCTCCAAACAATATGTCCAATTTtgtgtaatgtatttattttacctgTATATATTGTTCAATGCAAAAAGAGAGACCTATGATTCTGTAACTACGATCAGTTCAGATGTGTAACTCCAATTATGCTTTCAGGATAATAGTAGAGCAATATTAAACATGCTTCCAGTTTTGACTCGGGCTGTTTTACTGTGTGAGAACATGTTTTCATTCTTAACTCattgtggatttatttattaattccttCATTAAtctgtttaattataatttttagtgCTCTGTAGACTGCTTGCTGTGGGTTAAACATTATGAGAATTGAGgtaaagtaatattaaaatgtatacttttatttagtaaggatgtattaaattgatagtagtatttaatttcaattaaatgcgGTTTCAATAAtcatgaaattttttttacagttttcatataaatattaagCTGATTAAGcaattttcaatattaataagaatTGTTTTCAAAACATCTCTGAAGGAttatgtcacactgaagactcaAGTAATGACTGCGGAAAGTATacctttgccatcacagcaataaaatacatttaaatcacaaaataaataacttaactTATAAGTAATATTTCATCACCTTGGAATTTTAAGcttctatctgcattccgagtagcTTTGAGATACTAAGCTTCAAAGATAGaaccttttgttttttattaaaaaagtcccaaaatgtacacaacattAAAACATCTATCACATAAAGTTGTCACAggataagaatatgtgaataactcaattttgacaaataaatgtcAGATAGAGCCTTAGAATTCCAAGGGGACAATTTCTTAACCCTTTCAGGCACTGCAGCCTCATATGAGGATATTATAGTTTTGTGAATTTTTCTAAGACTGTAGAttgatgtcctgtacagagcacatccAGGgagcttttcagagataccaGATGACTGGATGTTTCACCAcgaccactccctctccttggtctttagaaatgtctgaaattaatttagtgacactcttattatatttcaaatattaaatattatatattattatgaaaatcttgtcaatAATTACTgccattattacacttcttttttcattacatgttgcccaaaaacacat
This region includes:
- the LOC113074939 gene encoding LOW QUALITY PROTEIN: estrogen-related receptor gamma-like (The sequence of the model RefSeq protein was modified relative to this genomic sequence to represent the inferred CDS: deleted 1 base in 1 codon) yields the protein VRLDRVRGGRQKYKRRIDAENSPYLNPQLALPPKKPYNKIVSHLLVAEPEKIYAMPDPTVPDSDIKALTTLCDLADRELVVNIGWAKHIPGFSTLSLADQMSLLQSAWMEILILRVVYRSLSFEDKLVYAEDYIMDEDQSKLAGLLDLNNAILQLVKKYKSMKLEKEEFVTLKAIALANSDSMHIEDVEAVQKLQDVLHEALQDYEAGQHAEDPRRAGKLLMTLPLLRQTSTKAVQHFYSIKQDGKVPMHKLFLELLEAKV